In Deltaproteobacteria bacterium HGW-Deltaproteobacteria-6, one genomic interval encodes:
- a CDS encoding ABC transporter ATP-binding protein: protein MIKLMNVRKGFNLGKSNAFTAVNGVTLDMEGSRVTVLKGPSGSGKTTLLSLIGCMARPSSGRITLQKGLLGKNGFLRNDDQPDVEVTSLPERFLTEIRRRSFGFIFQQFNLVRGITVIENVLLPSYPLGNKHAEVRRRAEELLDMFSLKDRAPAKVEWLSGGEAQRVAIARALMNDPPVIIADEPTAHLDSRLSLEFMNIVSRLKDQSKTIIIASHDPIVFEASVVDRVIGVRDGIIDEAGL from the coding sequence ATGATTAAATTAATGAATGTGCGAAAAGGATTTAATCTGGGAAAGTCCAATGCCTTTACTGCCGTGAACGGCGTGACGCTTGACATGGAAGGCAGCCGCGTCACGGTGCTGAAGGGGCCGAGCGGTTCGGGAAAGACGACACTCCTGTCGCTGATCGGCTGCATGGCGAGGCCTTCGTCCGGCCGGATCACGCTGCAAAAAGGGCTGCTGGGCAAAAATGGTTTTCTCCGGAATGACGACCAGCCGGATGTGGAGGTGACGAGCCTGCCGGAGCGGTTTTTGACGGAAATACGGCGCCGTTCGTTCGGATTCATTTTTCAGCAGTTTAATCTCGTCCGGGGAATAACGGTGATCGAAAATGTCCTGCTCCCCTCCTACCCGCTGGGAAACAAGCACGCCGAGGTCAGGAGGCGCGCGGAAGAACTTCTGGATATGTTCAGCCTGAAAGACCGCGCCCCCGCGAAGGTGGAGTGGCTTTCCGGCGGTGAAGCGCAGCGGGTGGCGATCGCCCGGGCGCTGATGAATGACCCGCCGGTCATCATCGCCGATGAACCGACGGCGCATCTGGACAGCAGGTTGTCGCTGGAATTCATGAACATCGTTTCCCGGTTGAAGGATCAGAGCAAGACAATCATTATTGCCAGTCATGACCCTATTGTTTTTGAAGCGTCCGTTGTTGATCGGGTTATTGGCGTTCGTGACGGGATAATCGATGAGGCGGGGCTATGA
- a CDS encoding ABC transporter permease: MTRWIEKQRSILDFTMASLIRRKGKNLSLLFVYTLVVFILASAMFFTHAMKREASLILKGAPEMVVQRLLMGRYDPIPVNYLQRIKKIRGVTSAEARLWGYYYDPVVGANYTLMAPRGNDLSSGNIIIGSGLAKGRMIGAGDIMSFRGSDGSVRGFSIVREISAASELVTADLILMTEQDFRELFGLAAPFATDITVTVRNPKELATIARKVTELLPDTRPIIRDEMVRTYDSVFDWRGGMVIILLIMALLAFIIFASEKASGLSAEEKREIGILKAIGWEISDVLAVKTYEGALISFLAFAGGVLLAYAHVFFSSAFLFAPALKGWSVLYPDFRITPFIDSYQLAVLFFLTVVPYTVATIIPSWKAAIIDPDQVMRS; the protein is encoded by the coding sequence ATGACACGCTGGATTGAGAAACAAAGAAGCATCCTCGACTTCACCATGGCTTCCCTCATCAGAAGAAAAGGCAAAAACCTCAGCCTGCTTTTTGTCTATACACTGGTTGTTTTTATCCTGGCCTCGGCCATGTTTTTTACGCACGCCATGAAGCGGGAGGCATCGCTCATTCTGAAAGGCGCTCCCGAAATGGTGGTGCAAAGGCTCCTGATGGGCCGCTATGACCCCATTCCCGTGAATTATCTTCAGAGGATAAAAAAAATCAGGGGTGTTACTTCGGCCGAGGCAAGATTATGGGGCTATTATTATGATCCCGTTGTCGGCGCCAACTACACCCTTATGGCGCCCCGGGGAAACGACCTGTCCTCCGGAAATATCATCATCGGCAGCGGCCTGGCGAAAGGCAGAATGATCGGCGCCGGCGACATCATGTCCTTCCGTGGTTCGGATGGATCCGTCCGGGGTTTTTCCATCGTTCGGGAAATTTCCGCCGCATCGGAACTGGTGACGGCCGATTTGATCCTGATGACGGAACAAGACTTCCGGGAGCTATTCGGACTGGCCGCGCCCTTCGCGACGGACATTACCGTAACCGTCAGGAATCCCAAGGAACTGGCAACCATCGCGAGGAAGGTAACGGAACTGCTTCCCGATACACGGCCGATCATCCGGGATGAAATGGTGCGGACCTATGACTCCGTTTTTGACTGGCGGGGCGGTATGGTGATCATTCTGCTCATCATGGCTCTTTTGGCTTTCATTATTTTTGCTTCGGAAAAAGCATCGGGACTTTCGGCGGAAGAGAAGCGGGAAATCGGCATCCTGAAGGCCATCGGCTGGGAAATATCCGATGTCCTGGCCGTGAAAACCTATGAAGGCGCTCTGATTTCCTTCCTGGCTTTTGCCGGGGGCGTATTGCTGGCTTACGCCCATGTTTTCTTTTCATCAGCTTTCCTGTTTGCTCCCGCCTTGAAAGGCTGGTCCGTCCTCTATCCTGATTTTCGTATAACGCCTTTCATCGATTCCTATCAGCTGGCCGTCCTTTTCTTTCTGACGGTTGTGCCCTATACCGTGGCCACCATTATCCCTTCCTGGAAGGCGGCGATTATCGATCCCGATCAGGTGATGAGGTCTTAG
- a CDS encoding nitrous oxide reductase accessory protein NosL, whose amino-acid sequence MSKTQRYWKWGRVLLAASFVIFCACLPAAAAGSANKQLTMPKPAVKDKCPVCGMFVAKYPDWVMAVRFRDGSHVYFDGAKDMFKYLFDLKRYAPSRKAADIQTILVRDYYHLSAIDARKALYIIGSDIYGPMGRELIPLAHEDDAREFSTDHQGKKILKFSEITAEVVKSLDQ is encoded by the coding sequence ATGAGCAAAACACAACGGTATTGGAAATGGGGCAGGGTGCTTCTGGCTGCTTCGTTTGTCATATTTTGCGCTTGTTTGCCGGCAGCCGCGGCGGGGTCGGCAAACAAGCAACTGACGATGCCGAAACCTGCGGTGAAAGACAAATGCCCCGTCTGCGGCATGTTTGTGGCGAAATATCCGGACTGGGTCATGGCCGTCCGCTTCCGGGATGGTTCCCACGTCTATTTTGACGGCGCGAAAGATATGTTTAAATATCTTTTTGATCTGAAGCGTTATGCTCCGTCCAGAAAAGCCGCGGATATCCAAACGATCCTGGTCAGGGATTACTATCATCTTTCCGCGATCGACGCGCGAAAAGCCCTGTACATCATCGGCAGCGATATTTACGGCCCGATGGGGCGGGAATTGATCCCTCTGGCACATGAAGACGATGCCCGGGAGTTCTCAACCGACCATCAGGGGAAAAAAATTCTCAAATTTTCCGAAATAACGGCAGAGGTGGTCAAAAGTCTTGATCAGTAA
- a CDS encoding NosL family protein yields the protein MKKLSVYWGIVILCLMLAVPVLWAMENDVKEMPACIHCGMNRDMFAHSRMLIEYGDGSKVGVCSLHCAAVDLALNLDKAPSAIRVGDYGKKELIDAEKAFWVIGGGKPGVMTKNAKWAFADQADAEKFMKVSGGRFGTFDDALQAAYVDLGNDTKMIREKRKMKKMKMMEHKH from the coding sequence ATGAAAAAATTATCCGTATATTGGGGAATCGTGATTTTGTGCCTGATGCTTGCCGTGCCCGTGCTCTGGGCCATGGAAAATGATGTAAAGGAAATGCCTGCCTGCATCCATTGCGGCATGAACCGCGATATGTTTGCTCACAGCAGGATGCTCATTGAATACGGCGATGGCTCGAAAGTCGGTGTATGCAGCCTTCATTGCGCGGCGGTCGATCTGGCCCTGAACCTGGATAAAGCGCCGTCAGCCATCCGCGTGGGTGATTACGGAAAGAAAGAATTGATTGATGCGGAAAAAGCTTTCTGGGTTATCGGCGGTGGCAAACCGGGCGTGATGACAAAAAATGCCAAGTGGGCGTTTGCCGATCAGGCGGATGCGGAAAAATTCATGAAGGTAAGCGGCGGCCGTTTTGGAACTTTTGACGATGCGCTTCAGGCCGCTTATGTGGATCTTGGCAATGACACAAAAATGATCCGCGAAAAAAGAAAAATGAAAAAAATGAAAATGATGGAGCATAAACATTGA
- a CDS encoding TlpA family protein disulfide reductase, with product MNKTCPEKKRMGWFPVCRLAVLCLIGLLAAIPAGAALRIGDVPPSITLRDVNGLPVRIPESVRGKVVILHFWQIGCSSCKLEMPAMDKLRNQYRQKGLEIMAVNIGQTKERVKTFAAELGVSYPLVIDEDKKSAGLYGVTDVPRTYVIDRKGIVRYRILGGASPELLKKLILGLF from the coding sequence ATGAACAAGACATGCCCGGAGAAGAAGAGAATGGGATGGTTTCCGGTCTGCCGGTTGGCGGTCCTCTGCCTGATCGGTCTGCTTGCCGCGATTCCGGCCGGGGCTGCCCTGCGCATCGGCGATGTGCCGCCATCGATTACTCTCCGTGATGTCAACGGTCTTCCCGTCAGGATTCCGGAGAGCGTCCGGGGCAAAGTGGTGATTCTCCATTTCTGGCAGATTGGCTGCAGTTCCTGCAAACTGGAAATGCCGGCCATGGATAAGTTGCGCAATCAATACCGGCAAAAGGGGCTGGAAATCATGGCTGTCAACATCGGCCAGACAAAAGAGCGCGTGAAGACATTTGCCGCGGAACTGGGGGTTTCCTATCCGCTGGTGATCGATGAGGACAAAAAAAGTGCGGGTCTCTACGGTGTGACGGATGTGCCCAGAACTTATGTGATCGATCGTAAAGGTATCGTGCGCTACCGGATCCTGGGCGGCGCCAGTCCTGAACTTTTGAAAAAACTGATTCTCGGTCTTTTCTGA
- a CDS encoding CusA/CzcA family heavy metal efflux RND transporter, giving the protein MINRTIDFSANNKLIVLLIVAALAIAGWWSMKTVPLDAIPDLSETQVIIYSRWDRSPDILEDQVTYPIVTAMLGAPGVRTVRGFSDFGYSFVYVIFDEGTDIYWARSRTQEYLSAILPRLPQGVKTELGPDATGLGWVYQYALVDTTGQQSLAELRSYQDWYLRYYLKSVPGVAEVAPVGGFRQQYQVNLDPNRLQFYGITVNRVVEAIRGNNNDVGGRLIEFGGTEYMVRGRGYARSTEEFGNIALAVSENGSPIRVRDVGQVTLGPDYRRGIADLNGQGDVVSGIVVMRQGQNALDVIERVKKKIREIEPGLPPGIKIIPVYDRSELINRAISNLKVTLIEVMITVSLVILIFLWHFPSAVIPIITIPLAVLISFIPFRLMGISANIMSLAGIAIAIGALVDSAIVIVEQTHKKLEIWEQEGRKTDYREVIISAVKEVGPASFFALLVIAVSFLPILTLEAQEGRLFKPLAYTKTLSMVVAAFLAVTLDPALRLLFTHFRNFHFRPRALSRMVNAMLVGKIRPEKNHPVSRFLIRLYEPAVSWSLNRKWLVIGVSVMLVLVTIPVFQKLGSEFMPPLDEGSLFYMPTTMPGISITRAQHLLQTTDRIIKQFPEVDQVLGKAGRAETSTDPAPLSMLETLVILKPKSEWRKVDTWYSSWAPQWLKPLFRSISPDTLSQEELIHQMNEALRLPGLSNAWTMPIKGRIDMLTTGIRTPVGLKISGADLVQIEQIGGQVEAALRQMKATRSIFAERTGGGYFLDIEWNRDELARYGLSIDEAQSAVENAIGGESIATTISGRERYSVNVRYQRDFRSNLPAIGRILVPVAGSQKQISLSQLAHVNVAGGPAMIRDEDGMLTGYVYVDIAGQDPGSYIEEANRLLMEKLELPAGYVVSWSGQYEAMQRVRERLKVVVPITLLLIVILLYLNTRSLVKTSIVLLAVPFSAVGAVWFLYLLGYNMSIGVWVGLIALLGVDAETGVFMLLYLDLAYEKARREGKLKTLDDLRAAIREGAAKRIRPKFMTVATTMLGLIPIMWATGTGSDVMKHIAAPMVGGILTSFLMELMVYPAVYEIWKWNYEMKKQRMELTP; this is encoded by the coding sequence ATGATTAACCGGACCATTGATTTTTCCGCCAACAACAAACTGATTGTTTTGCTGATTGTGGCCGCTCTCGCCATCGCGGGGTGGTGGTCCATGAAGACGGTTCCGCTGGATGCCATACCGGACCTCTCGGAAACCCAGGTCATCATTTACTCCCGTTGGGATCGCAGTCCGGATATTCTCGAGGATCAGGTGACCTACCCGATCGTTACGGCCATGCTGGGCGCTCCCGGCGTCCGGACAGTCCGGGGATTCTCCGACTTCGGTTATTCCTTTGTCTATGTCATTTTTGATGAGGGGACCGACATCTACTGGGCGCGATCGCGCACTCAGGAATACCTGTCGGCGATCTTGCCGCGTCTGCCCCAGGGTGTGAAGACGGAGCTGGGACCGGATGCCACGGGGCTCGGCTGGGTTTATCAGTATGCGCTGGTTGACACGACAGGTCAGCAGAGCCTGGCGGAACTCCGTTCCTATCAGGATTGGTATCTCCGCTATTACCTTAAATCGGTGCCCGGGGTGGCCGAAGTGGCCCCCGTGGGTGGTTTTCGCCAGCAGTATCAGGTGAATCTCGATCCCAACCGGCTGCAGTTTTACGGGATTACGGTCAACCGGGTGGTCGAGGCGATTCGCGGGAACAACAACGATGTCGGAGGCCGGCTGATTGAATTTGGCGGAACGGAATACATGGTGCGCGGCCGGGGATATGCGCGGTCCACCGAAGAGTTCGGGAATATCGCCCTGGCCGTCAGCGAGAACGGATCGCCGATCCGTGTTCGCGACGTGGGACAGGTGACGCTTGGACCGGACTACCGCCGGGGCATTGCCGACCTCAATGGCCAGGGCGATGTTGTTTCCGGCATTGTCGTCATGCGCCAGGGTCAAAACGCTCTGGATGTCATTGAACGGGTCAAAAAGAAGATTCGGGAAATCGAACCCGGCCTGCCTCCCGGCATTAAAATCATTCCCGTTTACGACCGTTCGGAGCTGATCAATCGCGCCATCAGCAATCTCAAGGTGACCCTGATCGAGGTGATGATCACCGTTTCGCTGGTCATCCTCATCTTCCTGTGGCATTTCCCGAGCGCGGTTATTCCTATTATCACCATTCCGCTTGCTGTTTTGATTTCGTTTATCCCGTTCCGGCTCATGGGGATTTCAGCCAATATCATGTCGCTTGCCGGAATCGCCATTGCCATCGGCGCGCTGGTTGATTCGGCCATCGTGATTGTGGAACAGACGCATAAAAAGCTGGAGATATGGGAACAGGAGGGCCGGAAGACCGATTACCGGGAAGTGATCATCAGCGCGGTCAAGGAAGTCGGACCGGCCAGTTTCTTCGCCCTGTTGGTCATCGCGGTCTCCTTTCTTCCCATTCTGACCCTTGAGGCTCAGGAAGGGCGTCTGTTCAAACCGCTGGCCTATACCAAAACGCTGTCCATGGTTGTCGCCGCCTTTCTGGCCGTCACGCTGGACCCGGCTTTACGGCTCCTGTTTACCCACTTTCGCAACTTTCATTTCCGGCCGCGCGCTCTGAGCCGCATGGTGAACGCCATGCTGGTCGGGAAAATCCGGCCCGAAAAAAATCATCCCGTCAGCCGTTTTCTGATTCGTCTCTATGAGCCGGCGGTGTCCTGGTCGCTCAACCGGAAGTGGCTCGTTATCGGTGTCTCCGTCATGCTGGTGCTGGTGACCATCCCCGTGTTTCAAAAGCTCGGTTCCGAGTTCATGCCGCCCCTCGACGAGGGGTCGCTCTTTTACATGCCGACTACCATGCCGGGGATCTCCATCACCAGAGCCCAGCATCTTCTGCAGACCACGGACCGGATCATTAAACAATTTCCGGAAGTGGATCAGGTGCTGGGGAAAGCGGGACGCGCCGAGACGTCAACGGACCCGGCGCCCCTTTCGATGCTCGAAACCCTGGTCATCCTCAAGCCGAAAAGTGAGTGGCGCAAAGTTGACACCTGGTATTCTTCCTGGGCGCCCCAATGGCTCAAACCCCTGTTTCGTTCGATCTCTCCCGACACGCTGTCGCAGGAAGAACTGATTCACCAGATGAATGAAGCGCTGCGGCTTCCCGGACTCTCCAATGCCTGGACCATGCCGATCAAGGGACGGATCGACATGCTGACCACCGGCATTCGCACGCCCGTGGGTCTCAAAATCTCCGGCGCTGATCTGGTGCAGATCGAGCAGATCGGGGGACAGGTGGAAGCGGCTCTCCGCCAGATGAAGGCGACCCGGAGTATTTTTGCCGAAAGGACGGGCGGCGGTTATTTTCTCGACATCGAATGGAACCGTGATGAACTGGCCCGTTACGGCCTTTCCATTGATGAGGCACAGAGCGCCGTCGAGAATGCCATTGGCGGGGAAAGCATTGCCACCACGATTTCGGGGCGGGAAAGATATTCCGTCAATGTCCGGTATCAGCGTGACTTCCGCAGTAATCTGCCGGCCATCGGCCGCATCCTGGTGCCGGTCGCCGGCAGCCAGAAACAGATTTCCCTGTCGCAGTTGGCCCATGTGAATGTTGCCGGCGGTCCGGCGATGATTCGTGATGAAGACGGAATGCTGACCGGCTATGTTTACGTGGATATCGCGGGTCAGGATCCGGGAAGCTATATCGAGGAAGCCAACCGTCTGCTCATGGAAAAGTTAGAGCTTCCGGCCGGCTATGTCGTCAGCTGGAGCGGCCAATACGAGGCCATGCAGCGGGTCCGGGAGCGCCTGAAGGTGGTTGTTCCCATCACTCTTCTGCTGATTGTCATTCTGCTTTATCTCAATACCCGCTCGCTGGTGAAGACATCGATCGTCCTGCTGGCTGTGCCTTTTTCGGCCGTGGGAGCCGTCTGGTTTCTTTATCTGCTGGGTTACAACATGAGCATCGGTGTCTGGGTGGGATTGATCGCTCTGCTCGGGGTCGATGCGGAAACAGGCGTCTTTATGCTTCTTTATCTGGATCTCGCCTATGAAAAGGCCAGGCGGGAAGGAAAGCTTAAGACGCTGGATGATCTGCGGGCGGCCATACGGGAGGGAGCGGCTAAACGGATACGGCCGAAATTCATGACGGTGGCCACAACGATGCTCGGCCTTATTCCCATTATGTGGGCAACAGGAACCGGTTCGGACGTCATGAAGCACATCGCGGCGCCGATGGTCGGGGGAATTCTCACCTCTTTTTTGATGGAACTGATGGTCTACCCGGCTGTTTATGAAATATGGAAATGGAATTATGAAATGAAAAAGCAGCGGATGGAGTTGACTCCATGA
- the gspG gene encoding type II secretion system protein GspG: protein MMIKYFRRTPGSKGFTLIEMLVVMVILALIAALVGPRLFPKLGKGKVSAAKAQIELLGQALDHYRLDTGQYPTTQEGLNALIVNPNIEKWDGPYLKKDMPNDPWNKPYIYQSPGTHGEYDLFSYGRDGSPGGEGEDQDIVSWK, encoded by the coding sequence ATGATGATTAAATATTTTCGCAGGACGCCCGGCTCAAAAGGGTTTACCCTCATTGAAATGCTGGTGGTCATGGTCATTCTGGCTCTGATTGCCGCTCTGGTGGGTCCCCGTCTTTTTCCCAAGCTGGGCAAGGGCAAGGTCTCCGCGGCCAAGGCGCAAATAGAGCTACTCGGACAGGCGCTGGATCACTATCGTCTCGATACCGGGCAATATCCGACCACGCAGGAAGGATTGAACGCACTCATCGTCAACCCCAACATCGAAAAATGGGACGGCCCCTACCTCAAGAAAGATATGCCCAATGATCCATGGAACAAGCCATACATCTATCAGTCTCCCGGAACACACGGCGAATATGATTTATTTTCCTACGGCAGAGACGGCTCTCCCGGCGGCGAGGGTGAAGACCAGGATATTGTAAGCTGGAAATAA